Proteins from a genomic interval of Flammeovirgaceae bacterium SG7u.111:
- a CDS encoding SWIM zinc finger family protein encodes MTLKDFENEVDQVILERGYAYFLEGAVEDLENTGRGNWWANVQGIDEYEVEVKTRQTQIKEWECECPYDHGPVCKHVVAVFYAIRDNMGVAAKSKKEVKAAKKGKDPVEEIFKKASKEELQAFIKAQFRSSKGLKSSLLVHFAELTTSDQTEMYRTIVQNIYKGGKGRKSYIDQTAENKINKGLKDLLKKAEKAFASNDLPQALEISKVLLEEIPGILSKMDYGSATGQLLGDAHNLLMNIGEKAPAMLKDELFGYYLEEYPKPKYKKLGFGQALLVSMQGLITTSSQEKKFFDLLDKEIANEKIDHYIIPLVKLKVVYLMNAKKEKEALALMEENIRFSEFKEMLINLAIKNKNFAKAKFWCNDVIAEAERGKNNRWGRNFNWESILLRIAEAEKDTATIRKWAEFLFYNDNFLEGYYESLKGAYSKEEWVAKRDEVIGKLLKKTEDKEPFWVIRERILPTLASIYTSEKLWDQLFELLQENFKDLRLVFTFGENIFPYKPKEEVFSIFEKSLKYYAQETGKSIYNDVIRIMKTIDKMEGGNILVDKLIKHFRNIYFRRRAFMEKLDKAFAGR; translated from the coding sequence ATGACTTTAAAAGATTTTGAGAACGAAGTGGATCAAGTGATACTCGAAAGAGGGTATGCTTATTTTTTGGAAGGGGCGGTAGAGGATTTGGAAAATACAGGTAGGGGAAATTGGTGGGCGAACGTTCAGGGCATTGATGAATATGAAGTGGAAGTGAAGACCCGGCAGACCCAAATAAAAGAATGGGAATGCGAATGTCCGTATGATCATGGACCTGTGTGCAAGCATGTGGTGGCTGTGTTTTATGCTATCCGCGATAATATGGGTGTGGCAGCAAAGAGCAAAAAAGAGGTGAAGGCTGCCAAGAAGGGAAAAGACCCTGTCGAAGAAATTTTTAAAAAAGCATCGAAAGAGGAACTTCAAGCTTTTATAAAAGCACAGTTTAGGAGTTCGAAAGGACTTAAAAGTTCTCTTTTGGTACATTTTGCCGAGTTGACTACCAGCGACCAAACTGAAATGTACCGCACCATAGTTCAAAATATTTATAAAGGAGGGAAGGGGAGGAAAAGTTATATTGACCAAACTGCGGAGAACAAAATAAATAAAGGCCTGAAGGACTTGTTGAAGAAGGCGGAAAAGGCTTTTGCAAGTAATGACCTTCCTCAGGCTTTGGAAATCAGCAAGGTGTTGTTGGAAGAAATCCCTGGTATCCTAAGTAAGATGGATTATGGATCGGCTACGGGCCAGTTACTTGGCGATGCCCATAATTTGTTGATGAATATTGGAGAAAAAGCTCCTGCTATGCTCAAAGACGAGCTTTTTGGCTATTACTTGGAAGAATATCCAAAGCCCAAGTATAAGAAGCTTGGCTTTGGGCAAGCACTTCTTGTTTCTATGCAAGGCCTAATCACCACTAGTTCTCAAGAAAAGAAATTTTTTGATCTCCTTGACAAGGAAATAGCGAATGAGAAAATAGATCATTATATCATTCCTTTGGTTAAGCTGAAAGTGGTTTATCTGATGAATGCTAAAAAGGAAAAAGAGGCTTTGGCATTGATGGAAGAGAATATACGCTTTTCTGAATTCAAGGAAATGTTGATCAATCTTGCTATCAAGAATAAAAACTTTGCAAAGGCAAAATTTTGGTGCAATGATGTTATTGCTGAGGCAGAGAGGGGCAAAAATAATCGCTGGGGAAGAAACTTCAATTGGGAATCCATTCTATTGCGTATTGCCGAAGCGGAAAAAGACACGGCAACTATAAGGAAATGGGCAGAGTTTTTATTTTACAACGATAATTTTTTGGAGGGTTATTATGAATCGTTGAAAGGAGCTTATTCAAAAGAAGAATGGGTTGCAAAGCGAGATGAGGTTATCGGTAAGTTGCTCAAAAAGACAGAGGACAAAGAACCGTTTTGGGTCATTCGGGAGAGGATTCTACCGACCCTTGCCAGCATTTATACATCTGAAAAATTGTGGGATCAATTGTTTGAACTGCTCCAAGAGAATTTTAAAGACTTGAGGTTGGTTTTCACTTTTGGCGAAAACATATTCCCTTATAAACCGAAAGAAGAAGTATTTAGCATATTTGAGAAAAGCTTGAAGTATTACGCACAAGAAACAGGTAAAAGCATTTATAATGATGTTATTAGGATAATGAAGACAATTGACAAAATGGAAGGTGGTAATATCTTAGTGGATAAGCTCATCAAGCATTTTAGGAATATTTATTTTAGAAGGAGGGCTTTTATGGAGAAATTGGACAAGGCTTTTGCTGGAAGATGA